The following proteins are encoded in a genomic region of Streptococcus constellatus subsp. constellatus:
- the rnc gene encoding ribonuclease III, whose product MRDLHKVLSKQFGIVFQNERLLETAFTHTSYANEHRLLNISHNERLEFLGDAVLQLLISEYLYKKYPKKPEGDLSKLRSTIVREESLAGFSRDCQFDQFIKLGRGEEKSGGRNRDTILGDLFEAFLGALLLDKDVEAVKKFLYQIMIPKVEVGDFEQVIDYKTKLQELLQVNGDVDIVYQVISESGPAHAKEFDVSVSVDGRVVGQGQGRSKKLAEQEAAKNAFEKENYSCI is encoded by the coding sequence ATGAGAGATTTACATAAAGTTTTGAGTAAGCAATTTGGAATTGTCTTCCAAAATGAGAGGTTGTTGGAAACAGCTTTTACTCATACTAGCTATGCTAACGAGCACCGCCTCTTAAACATTTCACATAATGAGCGCTTGGAATTTTTAGGAGACGCTGTTCTGCAATTATTGATTTCAGAATATCTGTATAAAAAATATCCGAAGAAACCAGAAGGAGACTTATCAAAACTCCGCTCGACGATTGTGCGTGAAGAAAGTTTAGCTGGCTTTAGTCGAGATTGTCAGTTTGATCAATTTATCAAATTGGGTCGTGGCGAAGAAAAATCAGGTGGTCGCAATCGTGATACCATTCTCGGCGATTTATTTGAGGCCTTTTTAGGTGCCCTTCTGTTAGATAAGGATGTGGAAGCCGTTAAGAAATTCCTTTATCAAATCATGATTCCAAAGGTGGAAGTAGGAGACTTTGAGCAGGTGATTGATTACAAGACCAAGCTACAAGAACTGCTCCAAGTCAATGGTGATGTTGATATTGTCTATCAAGTTATCTCTGAGTCTGGTCCAGCTCATGCTAAAGAATTTGATGTATCTGTGTCAGTAGATGGCAGAGTGGTTGGGCAAGGGCAAGGTCGCTCTAAGAAATTAGCAGAGCAGGAAGCTGCAAAAAATGCGTTTGAAAAGGAAAATTATTCATGTATTTAA
- a CDS encoding MBL fold metallo-hydrolase: protein MNEKGFKYSILASGSTGNCFYLETPKKKLLIDAGLSGKKITSLLSEIDRKPEDLDAILVTHEHKDHIHGVGVLARKYHLDIYANQDTWNAMETALGKIDVSQKHIFEMGKTKTFGDIDIESFGVSHDAVAPQFYRLMKDDKSFVLLTDTGYVSDRMAGIIENADGYLIESNHDIETLRSGTYPWSLKQRILSDQGHLSNDDGAETMIRALGIRTKKIYLGHLSKENNTKELAHITMVNQLAQADLAVEHDFHIYDTSPDTATPLTDI, encoded by the coding sequence ATGAACGAGAAGGGATTTAAGTACAGTATTTTAGCGTCAGGTTCTACTGGCAATTGTTTCTATTTAGAAACCCCAAAGAAGAAGTTGCTGATTGACGCCGGCTTATCTGGAAAGAAAATTACCAGTTTGCTGAGTGAAATTGATCGTAAGCCAGAGGATTTGGATGCTATTTTGGTGACGCATGAACATAAAGACCATATTCATGGTGTGGGTGTTTTAGCACGGAAATATCATTTAGATATTTATGCTAATCAAGATACTTGGAATGCTATGGAAACAGCACTTGGAAAGATTGATGTCAGTCAGAAGCATATTTTTGAAATGGGAAAAACGAAAACATTTGGTGATATTGATATTGAAAGTTTTGGGGTCAGTCATGATGCGGTTGCACCACAATTCTATCGATTGATGAAAGATGACAAAAGTTTTGTTTTGCTGACGGATACTGGTTATGTCAGCGATCGGATGGCAGGAATCATTGAAAATGCAGATGGCTATTTGATTGAATCCAATCATGATATTGAAACCCTGCGCAGTGGTACTTATCCTTGGAGTTTAAAGCAGCGAATTTTGTCTGATCAAGGACATTTGTCGAATGATGATGGTGCTGAAACTATGATTCGCGCTCTAGGGATACGGACAAAGAAAATCTATCTAGGACATCTCAGCAAGGAAAATAATACTAAAGAATTGGCTCATATTACAATGGTCAATCAATTGGCACAGGCTGATTTGGCAGTTGAGCATGATTTTCACATTTATGATACCTCACCAGATACGGCAACTCCATTGACTGATATTTAG
- the vicK gene encoding cell wall metabolism sensor histidine kinase VicK, producing MIDNIRQFVVSRDFVFVLLILGFILVITLLSLENRRDNIRIRRLNQKVKDLIAGDYSEVLDMQGGPEITDITNSINDLSEVIRLTHENLEQETKRLSSILSYMTDGVLATNRRGQIIMINDMATKQLGVKESEARKMNILKLLDVEDEYDLRDLITKVPVLTIDSQDENGEFLSLRVRFALIRRESGFISGLVAVLHDTTEQEKEERERRLFVSNVSHELRTPLTSVKSYLEALDEGALSEPVAPDFIKVSLDETNRMMRMVSDLLSLSRIDNATSHLDIELTNFTAFITFILNRFDKIRSQNDDKKYEIIRDYPINSIWVEIDTDKMTQVIDNIINNAIKYSPDGGKITVGMKTTETQMILSISDEGLGIPKKDLPKIFDRFYRVDKARSRAQGGSGLGLAIAKEIIKQHHGFIWAKSEYGKGSTFTIVLPYDKEAVKDDDWEEDELEG from the coding sequence ATGATTGATAATATTAGACAATTTGTTGTATCAAGGGATTTTGTTTTTGTCTTACTTATTTTAGGATTTATTTTGGTCATTACGCTGCTCTCCTTGGAAAACAGACGTGATAATATTCGTATTCGCCGATTGAATCAAAAGGTGAAGGATTTAATCGCGGGAGATTATTCAGAAGTTTTAGATATGCAAGGTGGTCCGGAAATTACTGATATTACAAATAGTATCAATGACTTATCTGAGGTAATTCGCCTAACGCATGAAAATTTAGAGCAAGAAACCAAACGCTTGTCTAGTATTTTGTCCTATATGACAGATGGCGTTCTTGCGACCAATCGTCGTGGGCAGATTATTATGATTAATGATATGGCGACCAAGCAATTGGGAGTCAAAGAATCTGAAGCACGAAAGATGAATATCTTAAAATTGTTGGATGTTGAAGACGAATATGATTTACGAGACTTGATTACGAAAGTTCCAGTGTTGACCATTGATTCGCAGGATGAAAATGGAGAGTTTTTAAGTTTACGTGTCCGATTTGCCTTGATTCGTCGAGAGTCAGGCTTTATTTCAGGGCTGGTTGCTGTGCTGCACGATACAACGGAGCAGGAGAAAGAGGAGCGTGAGCGGAGACTATTTGTTTCCAATGTTAGTCATGAATTGCGTACTCCCTTGACCAGTGTCAAGTCTTATCTGGAAGCATTAGATGAAGGTGCCTTGTCAGAACCAGTCGCACCAGATTTTATTAAGGTTTCGTTAGATGAAACCAATCGGATGATGCGAATGGTTTCAGACTTGCTGAGTTTGTCACGTATTGACAATGCTACCAGTCATTTGGATATTGAGCTGACGAATTTTACAGCTTTTATCACGTTTATTTTAAATCGTTTTGACAAAATCAGAAGTCAGAATGATGATAAAAAATATGAAATCATTCGTGATTACCCCATTAACTCCATCTGGGTTGAAATTGATACGGATAAGATGACACAGGTTATTGATAATATCATCAATAATGCTATTAAATATTCTCCTGACGGCGGTAAGATCACAGTGGGTATGAAAACAACCGAGACCCAAATGATTTTGTCTATATCAGATGAGGGCTTAGGAATTCCCAAAAAAGATTTACCGAAAATTTTTGACCGCTTCTATCGTGTAGACAAAGCAAGAAGTCGTGCACAAGGTGGATCCGGATTAGGTTTAGCTATTGCTAAGGAAATTATTAAGCAACATCACGGATTTATCTGGGCAAAGAGCGAGTATGGCAAAGGCTCAACCTTTACTATTGTCCTGCCTTATGATAAAGAAGCTGTCAAAGATGATGATTGGGAAGAAGATGAATTAGAAGGGTAG
- the yycF gene encoding response regulator YycF: MKKILVVDDEKPISDIIKFNMVKEGYEVVTAFNGREALEMFEAERPDILILDLMLPELDGLEVARTIRKTSNVPIIVLSAKDSEFDKVIGLEIGADDYMTKPFSNRELQARVKAILRRTDLTIENQEAEAAPTEIVIGDLQILTDAFVVKKHGEELDLTHREFELLHHLATHIGQVMTREHLLETVWGYDYFGDVRTVDVTIRRLREKIEDIPSRPEYILTRRGVGYYMRNND; this comes from the coding sequence ATGAAAAAAATATTAGTTGTAGATGATGAGAAACCAATCTCAGATATTATAAAATTTAACATGGTAAAAGAAGGTTATGAAGTAGTGACAGCCTTCAATGGTCGTGAAGCATTAGAGATGTTTGAAGCAGAACGTCCAGATATTTTGATTTTGGACTTGATGTTGCCTGAACTGGACGGCTTAGAGGTGGCGCGAACGATTCGGAAAACGAGCAATGTTCCCATCATCGTTCTTTCTGCCAAAGACAGTGAATTTGATAAAGTCATTGGTCTCGAAATCGGAGCAGATGACTATATGACAAAGCCGTTTTCTAATCGTGAGTTACAGGCGCGTGTCAAAGCTATTTTGCGTCGCACAGATTTGACAATTGAAAATCAAGAAGCAGAAGCTGCTCCGACAGAAATTGTGATTGGAGATTTGCAGATTTTGACCGATGCTTTTGTCGTGAAAAAGCATGGTGAAGAATTGGATTTAACACACCGTGAGTTTGAATTGCTACACCATTTGGCCACGCATATCGGGCAAGTAATGACGCGTGAACATCTACTAGAAACGGTGTGGGGATATGATTATTTTGGAGATGTTCGGACTGTTGATGTGACAATTCGCCGTTTGAGAGAGAAGATTGAGGATATTCCTAGCCGACCAGAGTATATTTTAACACGGCGCGGTGTTGGATATTATATGAGAAACAATGATTGA
- a CDS encoding glycosyltransferase family 4 protein — protein MRIGLFTDTYFPQVSGVATSIRTLKTELEKLGHTVFIFTTTDKDVNRYEDWQIIRIPSVPFFAFKDRRIAYRGFSTALEIARQYQLDIIHTQTEFSLGLLGVWIAKELRIPVVHTYHTQYEDYVRYIAKGMVIRPSMVKYIVRGFMSDLDGVICPSEIVYDLLMKYKVKVEKRVIPTGIELAKFERPEITSENIADLRDKLGIAKDETMLLSLSRVSYEKNIQAILAALPAVLEENPDVKLVVAGDGPYLSDLKAQAKRLNIIDVVIFTGMIAPSETALYYKAADFFISASTSETQGLTYLESLASGTPIIAHGNPYLDNVINNKMFGTLYYEERDLAGAILEAVIATPDLDEKNFAAKLYEISAENFGRRVYEFYLDLTISKDFNNDLYPEVSASRRLAQSVMHLPQKAIALPVNGSARIFKASKRQIKNIQKYLK, from the coding sequence ATGCGAATTGGTCTTTTTACGGATACCTATTTTCCTCAAGTTTCTGGAGTGGCAACGAGTATTCGTACTTTGAAAACAGAATTAGAAAAGCTTGGACATACTGTTTTTATCTTTACAACGACAGATAAGGATGTCAATCGCTATGAAGATTGGCAAATTATTCGAATTCCGAGTGTGCCATTTTTTGCTTTTAAAGATCGTCGGATTGCCTATCGTGGTTTTTCAACAGCCTTAGAAATTGCACGTCAATATCAATTGGATATTATTCATACTCAGACTGAATTTTCTTTGGGTCTATTAGGTGTTTGGATTGCGAAAGAGTTGCGAATTCCAGTTGTTCATACTTATCATACACAGTATGAGGATTATGTACGCTATATTGCTAAAGGCATGGTTATTCGTCCTAGCATGGTCAAATACATTGTTCGCGGATTTATGAGTGATTTGGATGGTGTGATTTGTCCGAGCGAAATTGTTTATGACTTGCTCATGAAATACAAAGTAAAAGTAGAAAAACGTGTTATTCCAACTGGAATTGAGTTGGCTAAATTTGAACGTCCAGAAATTACTTCTGAAAATATTGCAGATTTGCGAGACAAATTAGGGATTGCTAAAGATGAAACCATGCTTCTCAGTCTGTCGCGTGTTTCTTATGAAAAGAATATTCAGGCAATTTTAGCTGCTCTGCCGGCTGTTTTGGAAGAAAATCCAGATGTGAAATTGGTAGTGGCAGGAGATGGACCTTATTTGTCTGACTTAAAAGCACAAGCCAAACGGTTGAACATTATAGATGTAGTTATTTTTACAGGTATGATTGCACCCAGTGAGACAGCCTTGTATTATAAAGCGGCGGACTTCTTTATTTCAGCTTCAACTAGTGAGACGCAGGGTTTGACTTATTTAGAAAGTCTAGCCAGTGGCACTCCGATTATTGCTCATGGTAATCCTTATCTAGACAATGTTATCAACAATAAAATGTTTGGAACGCTTTATTATGAAGAACGTGATTTGGCGGGAGCAATTTTGGAAGCTGTTATTGCAACACCGGATTTAGATGAAAAGAATTTTGCTGCAAAATTATACGAAATCTCTGCTGAAAACTTTGGACGTCGTGTCTATGAATTTTATCTAGATTTGACCATTTCAAAAGATTTCAACAATGACTTGTATCCAGAAGTTTCAGCCAGCAGGAGGTTGGCACAATCAGTTATGCATTTGCCACAAAAAGCAATTGCTCTTCCTGTAAACGGTTCAGCGCGAATATTTAAAGCCTCAAAACGACAAATCAAAAATATACAGAAATACCTAAAATAA
- a CDS encoding glycosyltransferase family 4 protein: MKVLLYLEGKAVLEKSGIGRALQHQMKALDLAGIPYTTDPSGDYDVVHINTYGPRSLRLLHKAKKQGKKVIMHGHSTKEDFRNSFIGSNLFASAFGKYLAHMYQMADFIITPSEYSKKLIQAYGVTTPIVAVSNGIDLNKYKKDPHKEMVFRKHFNIQEGGKVVVCAGLYFRRKGIEDFVEVARRMPDVRFIWLGSINKWIIPRKIRNLVLFNHPKNVEFPGYFKGAVFEGAMSGSSLFFFPSYEETEGIVVLEALASHQHVVLRDIPVYEGWIDEQSAELGHNVDEFVDSIQKILDGKVDKREAGYKVAQSRSIDDVAYKLVDAYQEVLEM, from the coding sequence ATGAAAGTATTACTTTATTTAGAAGGCAAGGCCGTTTTGGAAAAGTCGGGTATTGGTCGAGCTTTGCAACATCAGATGAAAGCTCTAGACTTAGCTGGGATTCCCTACACGACAGACCCTTCGGGAGATTATGATGTGGTGCATATCAATACCTATGGACCTAGGAGTTTGCGACTTTTGCATAAAGCTAAAAAGCAAGGAAAAAAAGTGATTATGCATGGGCATTCGACTAAGGAGGATTTTCGCAATTCATTTATTGGGTCGAATCTTTTTGCTTCTGCTTTTGGTAAGTATCTAGCACATATGTATCAAATGGCAGATTTTATCATTACACCGTCGGAGTATTCCAAAAAGTTAATCCAGGCTTATGGCGTGACAACACCAATTGTGGCTGTTTCTAATGGGATTGATCTCAATAAATATAAAAAAGATCCTCATAAAGAGATGGTATTTAGAAAGCATTTTAATATTCAAGAAGGTGGTAAGGTAGTTGTCTGTGCAGGGCTTTATTTCAGACGCAAAGGGATAGAAGACTTTGTAGAAGTAGCACGCAGAATGCCAGATGTTCGCTTTATTTGGCTGGGAAGCATTAATAAGTGGATTATTCCACGGAAAATCAGAAATCTTGTACTGTTTAATCATCCTAAAAATGTTGAATTTCCAGGTTATTTCAAGGGGGCTGTTTTTGAAGGAGCTATGAGCGGCAGTAGTCTCTTCTTTTTCCCTAGCTATGAAGAGACGGAAGGAATCGTTGTGTTGGAAGCGTTGGCTAGTCATCAACACGTGGTTTTGCGAGATATTCCCGTATATGAGGGCTGGATTGATGAGCAATCAGCTGAATTGGGGCATAATGTAGATGAATTTGTAGACTCTATCCAAAAGATTTTGGATGGTAAAGTAGATAAGCGAGAAGCTGGCTATAAGGTGGCGCAGAGTCGTTCAATTGATGATGTGGCTTATAAACTTGTGGATGCTTATCAAGAAGTATTGGAGATGTAG
- the ccpA gene encoding catabolite control protein A translates to MNTDDTVTIYDVAREAGVSMATVSRVVNGNKNVKENTRKKVLEVIDRLDYRPNAVARGLASKKTTTVGVVIPNITSSYFATLAKGIDDIAEMYKYNIVLANSDEDDDKEVSVVNTLFSKQVDGIIFMGYHLTEKIRSEFSRSRTPVVLAGTVDVEHQLPSVNIDYKQATMDAVERLTKNNKKIAFVSGPLVDDINGKIRLIGYKEALKKAKLSYSEGLVFESKYSYEDGYQLAERVIASKATAAFVTGDELAAGLLNGLSDKDVNIPEDFEIITSDDSQVARFTRPNLTTIGQPLYDLGAISMRMLTKIMHKEELEEREVVLAHGLIERRSTRK, encoded by the coding sequence ATGAACACAGACGATACTGTAACGATTTATGATGTCGCCCGTGAAGCGGGAGTTTCAATGGCGACCGTTAGCCGTGTAGTAAACGGCAATAAAAATGTAAAGGAAAATACAAGAAAAAAAGTCTTGGAAGTCATTGATCGCCTTGACTATCGACCAAATGCAGTTGCTCGTGGACTTGCCAGTAAGAAAACGACAACAGTAGGAGTTGTCATTCCAAACATTACAAGCAGTTATTTTGCAACGCTTGCGAAAGGAATTGATGACATCGCAGAGATGTATAAGTATAATATTGTTTTGGCAAATAGTGATGAGGATGATGACAAGGAAGTTTCTGTTGTCAATACCTTGTTCTCAAAACAAGTGGACGGCATTATCTTTATGGGATATCATCTAACAGAAAAGATTCGTTCTGAGTTTTCTCGTTCAAGGACGCCGGTTGTACTTGCAGGAACGGTTGACGTGGAACATCAATTGCCAAGTGTTAATATTGATTACAAACAAGCAACTATGGATGCAGTAGAGCGCCTCACTAAAAACAATAAAAAAATTGCTTTTGTGAGTGGACCTTTGGTAGATGATATAAATGGTAAGATTCGTTTGATTGGTTACAAAGAAGCGTTGAAAAAAGCAAAACTTTCTTATAGTGAAGGGCTTGTCTTTGAGTCTAAATACAGCTATGAGGATGGCTATCAATTGGCAGAGCGTGTCATTGCTTCTAAAGCGACAGCGGCCTTTGTGACTGGCGATGAACTGGCAGCTGGATTGTTAAATGGCTTATCAGACAAAGATGTAAATATACCAGAAGATTTTGAAATCATTACTAGTGATGATTCGCAGGTAGCACGTTTTACTCGTCCGAATTTGACGACAATTGGACAACCTTTGTACGATCTTGGTGCGATTAGTATGCGCATGTTGACTAAGATTATGCACAAGGAAGAGTTGGAAGAACGTGAAGTGGTGTTAGCTCATGGTCTTATTGAGCGCCGTTCAACAAGGAAGTAA
- a CDS encoding M24 family metallopeptidase, giving the protein MTKINQIISYLETEKADVAVVSDPVTINYLTGFYSDPHERQMFLFIFTNHEPLLFVPALEVERASAIVNFKVVGYVDSENPWKKIKAALPAGSFRNIAVEFDNLILTKYNGLHTVFEQAEFTNLTPYINRMRLIKSADEIKKMFVAGEYADKAVSIGFDTISLDKTETDIIAQIDFGIKQLGYEMSFETMVLTGNNAANPHGIPGANKVENNALLLFDLGCMVNGYASDMTRTVAVGKPDQFKKEIYNLTLEAQRAALDFIKPGVTAHEVDRAARTVIEKAGYGEYFNHRLGHGIGMSVHEFPSIMEGNDMVIEEGMCFSVEPGIYIPEKVGVRIEDCGHVTKNGFEVFTSTSKDLLYFD; this is encoded by the coding sequence ATGACAAAAATAAATCAAATTATTTCTTATCTGGAAACAGAAAAAGCAGACGTTGCTGTCGTTTCTGATCCTGTCACGATCAATTATTTAACAGGATTTTATAGCGACCCTCATGAACGCCAAATGTTTCTTTTTATTTTCACAAATCATGAACCGCTGCTCTTTGTTCCTGCTCTTGAGGTAGAACGAGCTAGTGCGATTGTTAATTTTAAGGTTGTCGGTTATGTTGACTCGGAGAACCCTTGGAAAAAAATCAAAGCAGCCTTGCCAGCGGGCAGTTTCCGAAACATTGCTGTTGAATTTGATAACTTGATTTTGACCAAATACAATGGATTACACACCGTTTTCGAACAAGCTGAATTTACCAATTTAACGCCTTACATCAATCGTATGCGCCTCATCAAATCAGCAGATGAAATCAAGAAAATGTTTGTCGCAGGAGAATACGCGGATAAAGCTGTCAGCATTGGTTTTGATACTATTTCTCTCGATAAGACAGAAACAGATATCATTGCTCAAATTGATTTCGGTATCAAACAACTTGGCTATGAGATGAGTTTTGAAACGATGGTTTTGACAGGCAATAATGCTGCTAATCCGCATGGCATTCCAGGTGCTAACAAAGTAGAAAACAATGCACTTCTTCTGTTTGACTTGGGTTGTATGGTCAACGGTTATGCCAGCGATATGACACGGACAGTTGCTGTTGGGAAACCAGATCAATTTAAAAAGGAGATTTACAATCTAACACTTGAAGCTCAACGGGCTGCTCTAGACTTTATCAAACCAGGTGTAACCGCTCATGAAGTCGATCGTGCTGCTCGCACGGTCATTGAAAAAGCCGGTTATGGAGAATATTTCAATCATCGTTTGGGGCATGGTATTGGTATGAGTGTTCACGAATTTCCATCTATTATGGAAGGTAACGACATGGTTATCGAAGAAGGCATGTGCTTCTCTGTCGAACCAGGAATTTACATTCCAGAAAAAGTCGGTGTCCGTATCGAAGACTGTGGTCATGTCACAAAAAATGGCTTTGAAGTCTTTACAAGCACAAGCAAAGATTTACTCTATTTTGATTAA
- a CDS encoding class I SAM-dependent methyltransferase, translating to MEHNFNRKAESFDSPQNRFIADLIRQELEKQVVDFSDKHILDFGGGTGLVSLPLATQSKSVMLVDISDKMLEQAHLKVKKQAINNVHLLQQDLLSTPLNQLFDIILVSRVLHHMSNIEETLNVFRNHLADDGQLFIADFVKTDTNHHGFHLADLEGKLSQSGFSSVQSQIIYSADKLFLGNYVELFLTLAQKI from the coding sequence ATGGAACATAATTTTAATCGTAAAGCAGAATCATTTGATTCTCCCCAAAATAGATTTATTGCCGATCTCATTCGTCAAGAGTTGGAAAAGCAAGTTGTAGATTTTTCTGACAAGCATATTTTAGATTTTGGCGGTGGTACCGGATTGGTGAGCCTGCCATTGGCAACTCAATCCAAGTCAGTCATGCTTGTTGATATTTCTGACAAAATGCTTGAGCAGGCTCATCTAAAAGTAAAGAAGCAAGCCATTAATAACGTTCATTTATTGCAGCAGGATTTACTGTCAACTCCATTAAATCAATTGTTTGACATCATTTTAGTCAGTCGTGTTCTTCATCATATGTCAAATATTGAAGAAACGTTGAATGTGTTTAGAAATCATCTTGCTGATGACGGACAACTTTTTATTGCTGATTTTGTCAAAACAGATACAAATCATCATGGTTTTCATCTTGCTGATTTGGAAGGAAAACTGTCTCAAAGCGGTTTCTCATCAGTCCAATCTCAGATTATTTATAGTGCAGATAAACTCTTTTTAGGAAATTATGTGGAGCTTTTCTTGACACTAGCACAAAAAATATAG
- the galE gene encoding UDP-glucose 4-epimerase GalE: MKHKILVTGGAGFIGTHTVIELVNAGHEVVIVDNLVNSSKKSVEVVERIVGQKVPFYQVDIRDKKALLEIFKDEQPTGVIHFAALKAVGESTQIPLTYYENNITGTLTLLRVMEEVKCKNIIFSSSATVYGDPQTVPILEDFPLSVTNPYGRTKLMIEEMLTDIYKADSNWNIVLLRYFNPIGAHESGDLGENPNGIPNNLLPYVTQVAVGKLKEVQVFGNDYPTVDGTGVRDYIHVVDLAKGHVAALSKLEGDAGMNIYNLGTGKGYSVLEIIQNMEKAVGKPIPYKIVDRRPGDIAICYADSTKAKEELGWEAQFDITRMCQDAWHWQSKHPNGFDD; the protein is encoded by the coding sequence ATGAAACATAAAATTTTAGTAACAGGTGGAGCGGGATTTATCGGAACTCACACCGTTATTGAGTTAGTTAATGCTGGACACGAAGTTGTTATTGTTGATAATCTAGTGAACAGCAGTAAAAAAAGTGTAGAAGTTGTAGAACGAATTGTTGGTCAAAAAGTTCCATTTTACCAAGTAGACATTCGTGACAAGAAGGCTTTACTTGAAATTTTTAAAGACGAACAACCGACAGGAGTTATTCATTTTGCAGCCTTGAAAGCAGTCGGTGAATCAACACAGATTCCGCTAACATATTACGAAAACAACATTACAGGAACATTGACATTGTTGCGTGTCATGGAAGAAGTTAAGTGCAAAAATATTATTTTTAGCTCTTCTGCAACAGTTTATGGTGATCCGCAGACTGTTCCAATCTTGGAAGATTTCCCGCTTTCAGTCACGAATCCTTACGGACGTACAAAACTAATGATTGAGGAAATGCTGACAGATATTTACAAAGCTGATTCAAACTGGAATATTGTTTTGCTTCGTTACTTCAACCCAATTGGTGCGCATGAAAGCGGTGATCTGGGCGAAAACCCAAATGGCATTCCAAATAATCTTTTGCCATACGTGACACAGGTTGCAGTTGGAAAATTAAAAGAAGTTCAAGTATTTGGTAATGACTATCCAACAGTTGACGGTACCGGTGTGCGTGATTATATTCACGTGGTGGATTTAGCAAAAGGACATGTCGCAGCTCTTTCAAAACTTGAAGGAGATGCAGGAATGAATATCTACAATCTTGGAACTGGTAAAGGATATTCTGTATTAGAAATCATTCAGAATATGGAAAAAGCAGTAGGTAAGCCAATTCCTTATAAAATTGTTGACCGTCGTCCTGGCGATATTGCCATTTGTTATGCCGACTCTACAAAAGCAAAAGAGGAATTAGGTTGGGAAGCACAATTTGATATTACGCGTATGTGCCAAGACGCTTGGCATTGGCAAAGCAAACATCCAAATGGGTTTGATGACTAA
- the rfbB gene encoding dTDP-glucose 4,6-dehydratase, which produces MTEYKNIVVTGGAGFIGSNFVHYVYNNFPDVHITVLDKLTYAGNRANIEEILGDRVELVVGDIADAEIVDQVAKNADAIVHYAAESHNDNSLNDPRPFIDTNFVGTYTLLEAARKYDIRFHHVSTDEVYGDLPLREDLPGHGEGLGEKFTPETKYNPSSPYSSTKAASDLIVKAWVRSFGVKATISNCSNNYGPYQHIEKFIPRQITNILSGIRPKLYGEGKNVRDWIHTNDHSSGVWTILTKGRIGETYLIGANGEKNNKEVLELILKEMGQPADAYDHVTDRAGHDLRYAIDASKLRNELGWKPEFTNFEAGLKETIKWYTDHQDWWKAEKEAVEANYAKTQKVLK; this is translated from the coding sequence ATGACTGAATATAAAAATATTGTAGTGACAGGTGGAGCAGGATTCATCGGCTCTAACTTTGTCCATTATGTCTATAATAACTTTCCAGATGTGCATATCACGGTTCTGGATAAGCTAACTTATGCTGGTAATCGAGCTAACATTGAAGAAATTCTAGGTGATCGCGTGGAGTTAGTTGTGGGAGACATTGCAGATGCAGAGATTGTTGATCAAGTAGCTAAGAATGCGGATGCCATTGTTCACTATGCGGCAGAAAGCCATAATGACAATTCGCTAAATGATCCTCGTCCATTTATCGATACGAACTTTGTTGGAACTTATACGCTTCTTGAAGCAGCTCGTAAATACGACATTCGTTTCCACCATGTGTCGACTGACGAAGTTTACGGAGACCTTCCTCTTCGTGAAGATCTTCCAGGTCACGGTGAAGGACTGGGTGAAAAATTCACACCAGAAACGAAATACAATCCAAGCTCACCTTATTCTTCAACTAAGGCAGCTTCTGATTTGATTGTCAAGGCTTGGGTGCGCTCTTTCGGTGTTAAGGCCACCATCTCTAACTGTTCAAACAACTACGGACCATATCAACACATCGAAAAATTCATTCCGCGTCAGATTACCAATATCCTTTCAGGCATTCGTCCAAAACTTTATGGGGAAGGAAAGAATGTTCGTGACTGGATTCACACGAATGATCACTCATCAGGGGTTTGGACTATTTTGACAAAAGGCCGTATCGGTGAAACCTACTTAATCGGTGCAAATGGTGAGAAGAACAACAAAGAAGTGCTAGAGCTCATTCTCAAAGAAATGGGACAGCCTGCTGATGCTTATGATCATGTGACAGACCGTGCTGGTCACGACCTTCGCTATGCGATTGATGCTAGTAAGTTGCGTAATGAACTTGGCTGGAAACCTGAATTTACTAACTTTGAAGCTGGTTTGAAAGAAACTATAAAATGGTATACAGACCACCAAGATTGGTGGAAAGCTGAAAAAGAAGCTGTCGAAGCTAACTATGCTAAGACTCAAAAAGTGTTGAAATAA